GCATTGGCTAAATCTTCATCCAAAACAAAGGTTTCTTTTAGTGTTACTGGTGAAAAATAAAAAGATAATTCATCAATATCTTTTCCATATTCCATACCCCCACCAAAAAACAAATATCCCGGAGCTAAAAATCTAGAAATTGGATTATCGGTATCTGGATACTTATACCCATTAGTCATTTGAGTTCTAAAATTAAGTCTCGCTGAATAAAACCAGTTTGAGGTGCCATTAGGTCTGTAACCAATATTTGAATTAATCTCAAATAAGTCATCAGTCTTTCTTAATTTTTTGCTTTCTTGTTTATTAATACCAAATCTAATAACCGCATTATTTTTCCATGAAAAGAATTTATCTGTATAATCAGCCTCAGTTAGAAATCCTACAAGTCCAGAAATAGAATTAGTTCCCCCAGAATTCCAGTTAGCAAAAGCAACTTCACTTAAATCAAATGTTGCTTTGTTTTTTTGCATCCATTGAGGGCCTTCATATTTTTCAGCTTTTGGTTTTTTTATGAATAATGAATCTGGTTGCGCACTAATAAATTGAAAAAATAAACAAACGAGGATTAAAAGAATGTTTTTCATGGTTAGGTTGTGATATTTTTAAGCTAAAATGTTTATCAAAAACTATTCCGTTTTAACGAAATAAATAAAATCTTAATAGCTAAACTCCCCAAACTCACTTTTTATTGTAAGCTTTTTTGTTTTTGAAGCTTCAACACGACCAATTATTTTAGCATCAACATTAAAAGATTTAGATATTGCAATAATATCCTCGGCTATTTCAGGCGTTACATATAACTCCATTCTATGTCCGCAATTAAAAACTTGATACATTTCTTTCCAATCGGTTTTACTTTGCTCTTGTATTAATTTAAACAAAGGCGGAATTGGGAACATATTATCTTTTACAATATGAAACTCATCCACAAAATGAAGTATTTTTGTTTGAGCACCACCAGAACAATGTACCATACCATGAACCGTATCGCTATTAAATTCTGATAAAATCTTCTTTATAATTGGGGCATAGGTTCGTGTTGGCGACAATACTAATTTACCAGCATCAATTGGCGAATTTCCAACTTTATCTGTTAATTTCATTGCTCCTGAATACACCAACTCATCTGGTACTGAAGCATCAAAACTTTCCGGATATTTTTCTGCTAAATACTTATGAAACACATCGTGACGTGCAGATGTTAATCCATTTGACCCCATTCCTCCGTTATACTCTTTTTCATAAGTTGCCTGTCCAAAAGATTCTAAACCAACAATTACATCACCTGCTTTAATATTAGCATTATCTATAACGTCTGTTCGTTTCATACGTGCTGTTACGGTAGAATCCACAATTATAGTTCTAACTAAATCACCCACATCGGCAGTTTCGCCACCTGTAGAATGAATGGTTACACCAAACGATTTTAAATCTTCAAGTAATTCTTCGGTTCCATTTATAATTGCTGAAAGCACTTCACCTGGAATTACGTTTTTATTTCTTCCTATAGTTGAAGACAACATGATATTATCGGTTGCACCAACACATAATAAATCGTCAATATTCATGATTAAAGCATCTTGCGCGATGCCTTTCCAAACTGAAATATCGCCAGTTTCTTTCCAATACATATATGCTAAAGACGATTTTGTCCCTGCGCCATCGGCATGCATGATTAAGCAATAATCTTCATCATTTGTTAAATAATCTGGAACTATTTTACAAAATGCTTTAGGAAACACTCCTTTATCTA
The nucleotide sequence above comes from Flavobacteriaceae bacterium HL-DH10. Encoded proteins:
- a CDS encoding DUF3078 domain-containing protein; the protein is MKNILLILVCLFFQFISAQPDSLFIKKPKAEKYEGPQWMQKNKATFDLSEVAFANWNSGGTNSISGLVGFLTEADYTDKFFSWKNNAVIRFGINKQESKKLRKTDDLFEINSNIGYRPNGTSNWFYSARLNFRTQMTNGYKYPDTDNPISRFLAPGYLFFGGGMEYGKDIDELSFYFSPVTLKETFVLDEDLANAGSFGVEPAVYDDEGNIIREGERTRKEVGILMTNSYEMEVAENVNLKHKVSLYTDYINNFGNLDLDWSIDFDFKVNSFIRATLGSHIRYDDDVKTTKPSEIEGELDEAGAKVQWKQFLGVGFAVDF
- a CDS encoding AIR synthase-related protein, with the protein product MSQEVSKRYAQRGVSASKEDVHNAIKNIDKGVFPKAFCKIVPDYLTNDEDYCLIMHADGAGTKSSLAYMYWKETGDISVWKGIAQDALIMNIDDLLCVGATDNIMLSSTIGRNKNVIPGEVLSAIINGTEELLEDLKSFGVTIHSTGGETADVGDLVRTIIVDSTVTARMKRTDVIDNANIKAGDVIVGLESFGQATYEKEYNGGMGSNGLTSARHDVFHKYLAEKYPESFDASVPDELVYSGAMKLTDKVGNSPIDAGKLVLSPTRTYAPIIKKILSEFNSDTVHGMVHCSGGAQTKILHFVDEFHIVKDNMFPIPPLFKLIQEQSKTDWKEMYQVFNCGHRMELYVTPEIAEDIIAISKSFNVDAKIIGRVEASKTKKLTIKSEFGEFSY